A window of Nomascus leucogenys isolate Asia chromosome X, Asia_NLE_v1, whole genome shotgun sequence contains these coding sequences:
- the SCML1 gene encoding sex comb on midleg-like protein 1 isoform X3 — protein MQNLDKKIDVIRRKVSKIQRFCVKSLWTNRKRYGYKKYSYRLAKKLKLKKMKKNEVYESFSYPESYSPTLPVSRCENNSPSNFPRPSFCMEEYRRAEPEEDPILSRTPSPVHPSDFSEHNYQPYYASDGATYGSSSGTCRGNPRADGIHNTYSTDHASAAPPSVARSPFENDRYIEEGSITKHPSTWSVEAVVLFLKQTDPLALCPLIDLFRSHEIDGKALLLLTSDVLLKHLGVKLGTAVKLCYYIDRLKQGKCFEN, from the exons ATGCAAAACCTGGATAAGAAGATTGATGTGATTCGTAGAAAGGTTTCAAAAATCCAACGTTTCTGTGTGAAATCCCTGTGGACAAATCGT AAGCGATATGGATACAAAAAGTATTCTTACCGGCTTGCTAAAAAGCTTAAactcaagaaaatgaagaaaaatgaggttTACGAGTCATTCTCCTACCCTGAAAGTTACAGCCCCACTTTACCAGTGTCAAGGTGTGAGAATAATTCCCCGAGCAACTTTCCAAGGCCATCCTTTTGCATGGAAGAATACCGGCGAGCTGAGCCAGAGGAGGACCCGATCCTCAGCCGCACTCCGAGTCCAGTGCATCCCTCAGATTTCTCTGAGCATAATTATCAGCCATATTATGCATCTGATGGTGCAACGTATGGTTCTTCTTCAGGGACCTGCCGTGGCAACCCTCGGGCTGACGGCATCCACAACACTTACTCAACTGACCATGCTTCTGCAGCACCACCTTCAG TTGCAAGGTCACCATTTGAAAATGACCGTTACATAGAGGAAGGAAGCATCACTAAGCACCCTTCAACCTGGTCGGTGGAAGCAGTGGTcctgtttctaaaacaaacagATCCTCTTGCATTATGCCCTCTTATCGACCTCTTCAGAAGCCAT GAAATTGACGGGAAGGCTCTGCTCCTACTCACGAGTGACGTGTTGCTGAAGCACTTGGGGGTGAAGCTGGGAACGGCTGTGAAGCTATGCTACTACATTGACCGACTTAAACaaggaaaatgctttgaaaattga
- the SCML1 gene encoding sex comb on midleg-like protein 1 isoform X2, translated as MMSSSSSEIDVVKTRIPTYDEDDNTVLYAYETKPEFVNKEPNIVSDTSCNTEEQQKTVNDVLIHCQVIYDAMQNLDKKIDVIRRKVSKIQRFCVKSLWTNRKRYGYKKYSYRLAKKLKLKKMKKNEVYESFSYPESYSPTLPVSRCENNSPSNFPRPSFCMEEYRRAEPEEDPILSRTPSPVHPSDFSEHNYQPYYASDGATYGSSSGTCRGNPRADGIHNTYSTDHASAAPPSVARSPFENDRYIEEGSITKHPSTWSVEAVVLFLKQTDPLALCPLIDLFRSHEIDGKALLLLTSDVLLKHLGVKLGTAVKLCYYIDRLKQGKCFEN; from the exons ATGATGTCTAGCAGCTCCAGTGAAATCGATGTG GTAAAAACAAGAATACCTACTTATGATGAAGACGACAACACTGTTCTTTATGCGTATGAAACAAAACCTGAATTTGTCAATAAA gAACCGAATATTGTATCTGATACATCCTGTAATACTGAAGAGCAACAGAAGACAGTTAATGATGTCCTTATCCATTGCCAG GTTATATATGATGCTATGCAAAACCTGGATAAGAAGATTGATGTGATTCGTAGAAAGGTTTCAAAAATCCAACGTTTCTGTGTGAAATCCCTGTGGACAAATCGT AAGCGATATGGATACAAAAAGTATTCTTACCGGCTTGCTAAAAAGCTTAAactcaagaaaatgaagaaaaatgaggttTACGAGTCATTCTCCTACCCTGAAAGTTACAGCCCCACTTTACCAGTGTCAAGGTGTGAGAATAATTCCCCGAGCAACTTTCCAAGGCCATCCTTTTGCATGGAAGAATACCGGCGAGCTGAGCCAGAGGAGGACCCGATCCTCAGCCGCACTCCGAGTCCAGTGCATCCCTCAGATTTCTCTGAGCATAATTATCAGCCATATTATGCATCTGATGGTGCAACGTATGGTTCTTCTTCAGGGACCTGCCGTGGCAACCCTCGGGCTGACGGCATCCACAACACTTACTCAACTGACCATGCTTCTGCAGCACCACCTTCAG TTGCAAGGTCACCATTTGAAAATGACCGTTACATAGAGGAAGGAAGCATCACTAAGCACCCTTCAACCTGGTCGGTGGAAGCAGTGGTcctgtttctaaaacaaacagATCCTCTTGCATTATGCCCTCTTATCGACCTCTTCAGAAGCCAT GAAATTGACGGGAAGGCTCTGCTCCTACTCACGAGTGACGTGTTGCTGAAGCACTTGGGGGTGAAGCTGGGAACGGCTGTGAAGCTATGCTACTACATTGACCGACTTAAACaaggaaaatgctttgaaaattga
- the SCML1 gene encoding sex comb on midleg-like protein 1 isoform X1 — protein MMSSSSSEIDVVKTRIPTYDEDDNTVLYAYETKPEFVNKQEPNIVSDTSCNTEEQQKTVNDVLIHCQVIYDAMQNLDKKIDVIRRKVSKIQRFCVKSLWTNRKRYGYKKYSYRLAKKLKLKKMKKNEVYESFSYPESYSPTLPVSRCENNSPSNFPRPSFCMEEYRRAEPEEDPILSRTPSPVHPSDFSEHNYQPYYASDGATYGSSSGTCRGNPRADGIHNTYSTDHASAAPPSVARSPFENDRYIEEGSITKHPSTWSVEAVVLFLKQTDPLALCPLIDLFRSHEIDGKALLLLTSDVLLKHLGVKLGTAVKLCYYIDRLKQGKCFEN, from the exons ATGATGTCTAGCAGCTCCAGTGAAATCGATGTG GTAAAAACAAGAATACCTACTTATGATGAAGACGACAACACTGTTCTTTATGCGTATGAAACAAAACCTGAATTTGTCAATAAA caggAACCGAATATTGTATCTGATACATCCTGTAATACTGAAGAGCAACAGAAGACAGTTAATGATGTCCTTATCCATTGCCAG GTTATATATGATGCTATGCAAAACCTGGATAAGAAGATTGATGTGATTCGTAGAAAGGTTTCAAAAATCCAACGTTTCTGTGTGAAATCCCTGTGGACAAATCGT AAGCGATATGGATACAAAAAGTATTCTTACCGGCTTGCTAAAAAGCTTAAactcaagaaaatgaagaaaaatgaggttTACGAGTCATTCTCCTACCCTGAAAGTTACAGCCCCACTTTACCAGTGTCAAGGTGTGAGAATAATTCCCCGAGCAACTTTCCAAGGCCATCCTTTTGCATGGAAGAATACCGGCGAGCTGAGCCAGAGGAGGACCCGATCCTCAGCCGCACTCCGAGTCCAGTGCATCCCTCAGATTTCTCTGAGCATAATTATCAGCCATATTATGCATCTGATGGTGCAACGTATGGTTCTTCTTCAGGGACCTGCCGTGGCAACCCTCGGGCTGACGGCATCCACAACACTTACTCAACTGACCATGCTTCTGCAGCACCACCTTCAG TTGCAAGGTCACCATTTGAAAATGACCGTTACATAGAGGAAGGAAGCATCACTAAGCACCCTTCAACCTGGTCGGTGGAAGCAGTGGTcctgtttctaaaacaaacagATCCTCTTGCATTATGCCCTCTTATCGACCTCTTCAGAAGCCAT GAAATTGACGGGAAGGCTCTGCTCCTACTCACGAGTGACGTGTTGCTGAAGCACTTGGGGGTGAAGCTGGGAACGGCTGTGAAGCTATGCTACTACATTGACCGACTTAAACaaggaaaatgctttgaaaattga